The Melanotaenia boesemani isolate fMelBoe1 chromosome 3, fMelBoe1.pri, whole genome shotgun sequence genome contains the following window.
TGATAGCTTTACCAAGTGTGTTAAAAAcacaggttttaaaaaataatgcaagtcCCTTAAAGAGCATCATGAGATGGGTGAGACTCTTTTGACCAGAAGCAATTTGGTTTAAAGTATCTGTGGcatttagaaatgtaaaatattaacaatTTACTGTGTTTGTCGTCCTTAAAGCTATAATGAAGTACATTAAAATCAAGTCAAATGCACCACTTTTATACTTATCCTATTAGATTTAgactttactttctttttttttggtaaaaacaaagataaaaagaaaaaaaagcgtTTTTAAGATTATAGGgatattcttttaaaaatatttatctttaagATTATTAAAACATAACTAATGAATGGATGTGTTTTAATCTGATGTACATTTTTCCTGATGATTTtccaaaaaaatataaaaaaactaaacacacacacacacacacacacacacacacacacacacacacacacacacacacacacacacacacacacacacacacacacaaaacacaaaacacaaaaaaataatataatttctATCAGGGGCAGCACAGTCTAGTATAACTTTGGAAAGAATGGATACTAACAGCAAAAAACTCACCGCTACTTCTGCACTGTTGATTCAGGTGACTGGTAAACTCGGTACAATAAATATCTAAGTCTGTCCCAATATAAAGCGATAGACCCACATCCACGTACTGTAATTGTAATTAATTTGAAAAcatatattaattatatattcTATTTgatttactatatatatattatatacgtatattatttatatattaatttgaAAGCTATATGAATCATAAAGTATCCAGATTTATTCTTGATTAATATCCAGTgcttaaacaaataaagtttttgtgtcatttgtcaCTAAACGTGCAGTACTGagatatttttttccctttccagCAGGTGGAGCGTTGTACTGGACAGATAATGACTTTCTCCTGGACTCTGCTGATGGTCCTCTTGTTTGCCATCCTGGCATTGTCACACAGCTCTGAGCCTGGAGCTCCTCAAGGCAAGAGGAGAAAAGGACAGTCCTCAGGGGGTGGCAGCAATGCCCTACAATACCCTCCACAAGCTCTGCAGCGTCACGGTTATAGCAGAGACCTCGGAGGGCAAGGCAGCCAGAGGGCCCGCCCCGCTAAAGTTGGAGCTGTGCTTCTCTCTCATCGAGCTCTGCATCCCCTGGCCCGGCCGGAGGATGATGGGACTGGCCTGGAGGGTTTGAGCCCTGTGAGAGTGGAGATGGGCCCCAGcagggagagggacagagctCGAATGGGTTTGAAGAGTCCATTTGAAAGTCGGGAAAATCAGCTTCTGGGGACACGTAAAGGAAGGGGACATGAGAGCAGGCATGGGCACCACTTTGAGCAAAGAAGGCAAGCAAACCGACGTGACAAGGGGCGCCACAGAAAAGGTGAGCTTTGATTAGGTGCATGCACAAACAACAGATTCCCTGATAAGAGATTACACTTGactgcagtggtttccagtctGTGACAAATGTGCCACAGTTGTCTATTTCATTCCTATAGTTTAGTGTGGGACAGAGAAAGGCTAAAGCAAAATTTTAATTAGAGGTCTTTTCCACAAGATTACAAAATACAGTTTCTCTTGCTGCCATCTACCTGGCTTTGACCAAACACTATAGAGTCTGAAATAAATTCTTATGCCAttcaaaaatgactaaatgcaGACATTTGTTAAGTTCAGAGACTATGACAgatagcaagaaaaaaaaaaaaagctggactgttaattaaaaaaatgatccaTCAAGAAACAAAGAGAACCAGAGAGTAAAGAAGGATCAGCTGAACATAGGTGTGGACGAAAGGGAAGCACAAAGTAAAAAATTTTATGTATATAGTGCTAGTTAAGATTTTGTGTTGTAAAAAATTCTTTTAACTCTGTATGTGTCCAGGGTTTCCTCCAGAGCCTGAGTTGAGCTCTGTATCCAAGGACAGCGACCAATTCGAGGATCCTCCCCCCTCCTTGTCCTCATCATCCACCTCCCCCTCCTTTGGCCTGACCCCACCCAGTGATCCCCCCTCCCCCATCATTAGTGTCTTTGGATCTGGCTCCTCCATGGTTACCACGGTGACGAATGAGCATCCCCCAACGGTGCCCCCAGCCTCCACCAAACCCCAGGTAACCCCAATGAAACTGGAGAGCTTATTAAAGGCTGTCTGTGTCGTGCCTCAGAGTGATGCCAGTGTAGGGGGAAAGCAGAGGGAAAATAGGCCCCATTACTGCTGTTATGCTGCTTCAAACCTCTAAGCTCATCTCAGAAATGGCACTCTCTACAGTGAGAACCTGAAAGCACTACTTGTAAAAAATGTCCTCCAGCAGTCCAACTTGACAGGTTCTTGGTCACAGTATGTTTAATTGATATGACTGTGTTCTTTATAAAACTACACCTTCAGGTTTCTGAGTCCAGCAGCATAATTTCTGTAACCACCTTCCTTTTACCATGCTGGGGCAAAATGTGTTAGCAAAGaataccttcttttttttcagttgccgGTGCATGCTTTGGAAAATCGGCGGGGGTACTTAAGGCACCACTGCCCAGCTTTCTACCCAAAATGACACTTATATGGCAtctgtaaaactaaataaataaaacaaactatatGTAGGGCAAAAACATGCAAGGTAATGTGAGTATTTGTGCTGCAAGCCTGCAGAACACTTCCTGCTTATTGATGTTGCAAACAATCCATTTCATATACTTCCCCCTCAAATGTGTTTAATAATCCACAAATCAACCCAACTATAAcagtatttaaatttttatcttcTTTACTGTTTTGGGATTATGTGATACTGGCCTCTTGCTGGTCATTTGTATAAGTAGTTTATTACTATTTATTGTTATGGTTGATTGTTAAGGGATCTCAGTCAAATGAGATATTAATGATCAATTTAGCAAATGCTCCAAAACAACCCCTTTAGCAACTACAGTCATTTTCATAGAGTTGTTAGAAGTTTGAAGAGTTGGAGGGGGAGGAAGGGTTGGATTGATGTGTCAACTACCTCATTGTTTGCATGAATAGTTCTGTTATAATTGTGGAAACTATTTGATTAAATGAATTTTATTAGCCATTATTTGAAAGGGAGATGTGTGAAAATAGACTGGTATCAAAGATAAACatgaaagagacaaaaaaaaacttggtcaaaatacaaaaatcttactttttttaaatttctgcatTTAACTTGACCTGGAAAGATGTATTTCAgctaaacatgttttctttttttgttctttttttaacagaagagATGGGACTCAGTATCTGGTAATgttgaaaaagattttttttttgatagactgtattattacagtaattttttttaaaacacaaaccatTATTTTCCCTTAGCTTTACCACTTTTCAAAATATCCCCTTGACATGTGTAAAACAGCAACAGCACAGTACATAAATGCACAATGAAAGCAGTGAAACTACAACATGTAAACCCAAAAGTTACTTTAAAACATCCATAACTTGGTCAGATTTATCCTTTTATACTCAGCAGTCAAGTGTTCAGCTCCACCCCAAATATCTTCGTCATTCACAGGTGGACTTTGCTGCATGTTAAACCTGATGCATCAGTACTTCCTTGagtatttgaaaaaatgtggGGACCATATTGTATCCCATCATATTGTTCTTTTCATGCCCATTGGGACATGAGTAACCCTACCTCTCAGATGGACCTTGATTTTCAACAGAAGCATTGCTTTCACTGTTGCTACATCGACATAAGCTGATAGGCTTCTACTAGCCTGTATTCAGAGGAATGAGTAGGCTGCAAGGCTTCTTAATCAATGTTCAATTTTCTGTTGATGGTTTAATGAGCAGCTGAGCAGAAACAGGTAGCCCCTTGCAATTAATCTAATTGATATTTCCCATGGATTATTTCCTGAGGGGGGAATCAGTAtggaaaaacctccattagttgttttttttttatttattttatgtatatatatatatatatatatatatatatatatatatatatatatatatatatatatatatatatatattttattttttggatgAAGTATTTCCCCGACAAATTTTAAAATCCTGCTGAATTAATTAACGAATAATTACTATGTTGTATATGTTATAGTGATGGTTGGAGAAATTTCCTTGGAGTTTTTGGTTTGCTGTAGTGACACTTATCTGAATAGAAGCATTTCATAAAGGtagactttttaaatttatgaaagtcttgtatttaaaaaacaagtaGTCAAAAAGTGTCTAACATATAACCTATATACTTAACATCTGCTATGATGTCAAAATGCTtatatgaagtgttttttttttttttttgttgttgttttgttttctctttcttttatgcTTCTGGTGGGGTATTTATATGCTGGATGGAATTATAATACATGACTATTTGAGTTAGCGGCTGAGACCATATAGAGCTTTACTACTCAAAAATcccagcagcaaaaaaaaaaaaaaaaaaaaaaagccagaggaGTTGTGTGAAATGTGCGTAAATATTCTATCCTTTTCTATATTTGATAACTCAGTCCACTGTGGAATGTACAATATATTTTCTATCTGGTATTATTTTTTCACCAGAATACAGCCTCTATCTAAAGCATTTTCACCAGGCTACAAAGAACCTGCAGCTGCTCTATCGCTATAAACCTGTTAAGGTTattttgccttaaaaaaaaactgcccccaaacagcattttcattaaatcatattttattatacaATTGTGTGAAAGAGCAAAATTCTGATGattttaacttctgttttgAGTTTTGTTCATTCATTGCCATTGCAGCAGAAGCTGCCCTATGATTCTATAGATtcattaaaaacactaaaatatacAGTTAGAGATGAGAATATTTCTTCTTATGTGATATAAAAATGCACTGCATCAACAAAACTAAACAGTTTTCTTGCAATTTTTTacataatagaaaaaaacatgtattttggAACGTGTGTCTATATTGTTCAAATTGTGTCCATTTTTTCTAAAAGCTTTTTTGATTCTTCAGCTTTATATTTTGAAGAAATTGAGGTCAAATGGGTGATAGCTGTTTGCAatgttgaatttaattttatatactCCTTCCTGCCTCAACTGAAGTGTTGTCTtggaaaatgtacaaaaaaaacatttgagctGTTTAAGAAATGATTCATTCAAGCATATTTTGTCTTAGACTAAAAATCCTGATTATGATGACATTAAACAGCATAAACAGCCCCACACTGGTGACATGAATGCAGTAAATCCAAAATCTCACAGACATTTCCAACTTACCTTAAAAGAAGGGTAGCAGTTGGATGAACTGTGTTTCATTCTTAACTCTTAATTTCACAAgcgaaaaaaggaaaatttttaTAGTTGATTTGTAATCTTATGAAACTAAATCACAGTGAACCACACATTTGGCACACGAATGATACAACGTCCATTTTAGACTGTTAATCACCTGCAGGCagcatgttttcctgctgtCCTCGGTGATGAGAAATAAAGCATGTGGTTGTGGTTAATGAACTGTAAGTTTCAATCTGTAAACTGTGAAAACATCAACAACACAGATGGAAGTTTATTTGTATGCTGGTCTGAGGGAAGCCATTTTCTTTGGAaacaatttatttcattttaaagctttctGTTGTCTGTGCTGTCTCTGTGAGGACATTTTATGAACCAATGAAGCATTGCTGCTGCTGGTCACAACACAATGTGCTTCATTAAATACACCCTAAATATCTTTTATTGCAAATGACAATGACCAAATCAGACCATGTTGCTACTGCAATTTAACCAGAGTTCCAGAATATTattagaaaagacaaaaaaggagTTACAGATTTTATTTCCTCAAATCTTCATCACATGATTCTCTTTGAATCCACGAATACAGTAGAAAATATGTGGACACTAACTGAAGATGAAATAAAGTAACATACATATCAgcattttttaactgtttcatGTGGATTTGAGATGTAAGCTACAATTAAGGTTAATTTAAGTTTCATTTTCAGAGGTCTGGACGAGGACAAGGACAAGGGGAGGTGATGCCAACGTTGGACATGGCGCTCTTTGACTGGACAGACTACGAAGATATGAAACCTGTGGACACCTGGCCGTCCTCCAGGAAGAAGGGTTAGTAGGCTAGCATGACTACTTTgctttgattttaaataaactgattttatgCCGGTAGTAAAAACTAAGCTAAGATTTTGTTGAATTTTGTTAGATAATTTTAGAATTGAAATAAGACCTAGGAGCATACAGCCCCATGAAACATTTCTGAGGTGCAACTGGAGGCAACTCACCAGgacatttttctaaaactcAGTATTTTGTTGcttcttttacagtttttcccAATTAGGACAGAGTATGCAGCCATCTAGAGTAAAAGcattctgcatttatttttcccaTGACTGCACTATTTGTGTAGTCTCCCAAGGTCAAGGCTGGTTTCACTAATGTTACTTCTGTTCTTGTTATGTGGCTACTATTGCTGTACAGCATTTTGGCCAAGAgcaattgtttttaaatgtgctgtatagATTAAATTGAACTAAAACTGAGCAGTTTACAGTCAGAAGAGTtatgttaaccccttaaaatcctgcAATTTTCACCTTAaacagtgcaatgattagtaaTTTCCctctgttgtaaaaaaaaaaaaaagtatttcttatttcacttttttattaaatttaatttaattaccaTCTGACCACATCTTTCTGTTATTTAGGTTACACAAAAATGatcacagaaaacataaaaaaagagcatTCTATGAGGAGGGAAGGATAATTTTGCTATTATAGCTTGTAACGCAAAagtaatgcccacaatcattggcaaaaagaaaatccgatggcttggcagaggtctgcgctctctgagtgcttctactTCACTTTTGCCAGAAAGAAAGTTGCAAATATGAAGCAAAATGAGGCAGAGGTTTCAGTCTATTTAGACTTAAGATACTGGTTTACAACATAAAcattacatataaaaacatacacacacacacacacacacacacacacacaaacagcaaccctgcagaccaagcaggcataGCTCTCAGTGTGGAGGATTCCCATGagggaaacactggagagtaaaagtagaaagaataaataaacccaAAAAACAATAACGACAGCCAAGAGCTGCATATAGGAGTCAGTAGTGACAATGTACttggtacaccctggacaggtcgccagtccatcacagggccaacacagagcgATAAACAACCATtcgcacacacattcactcctagggagaatttaaagtCACAAATTAAACtaacatgtatgtctttggacggtgggaggaagccacatacaaacatacaaactccacaaagaaaggccactgtttgaacctcccccaCCACACGACCATGCAGCcaagaaattgtttttttttttttgtttttttttaatacaaatagtattttaaaacaatacGTAAAAgcagtaaatatgtaaataaaagaatagggtgccagtgtgttgatatccagttgctgacGTGTGGCATGTTGGCATAAtggaaaacacagctgtcatgtgacatgtcatgtgttgcaaagaaaaaaatttagcCCAGGGTGCTGCTCCAGGAGTGGGCTTAATCAATGTCAGCAGGTCATCAAAAAGAGTCAGAAGCATGAGTTTTAATGTTGGAAACGTATGTAGTATTGTTTTAAGCTCATAAATATTTTGATACAAATGCCAGAATGAGTCTTCAGATGTAAAtataatgggaaaaaaataatatcaacAAATAATATAGATATAATTTCACTAATTGAAAACTctctaaaataataattagggtccgagccatacgaagtatggcggggccctattgtagttgaaatgtttatcagggtccgagccatacgaagtatggcaaggccctattgtggttgaaatgtttattctcctccgTTCTTCTTCTAAGCTcttcgaccccaaatatgaccccctaaacacccatgaaaagttgtgaaacttggcacacacgtcaagctcggcgtaactcggatatgataaggtccgcatacacttcaatgcaaaaacggctcaacagcgccacctacagtcaccaaaaatcaccacatgaatggggccccggaagtctacttcaacgtaggaagacgaaactcgccacacacgtgcaccaccccgagatgaccaaaaaactcaatgtaacacctgtcgccatggcaacggggcgcccgccatcttggcgtgtgcggccatttttttcccattttttgcactttacacacatcgtatttgaacgaactagtctgaggggattcgtgcgactgactccaaacttggtgggaagcttactgagaagttggggaccaaacgctcctcaaatctttctaatagcagaaagcgtgttaccgtggcaacagacggaacaacgccttctcgccatgaaacacggtttgctcatatctccacagaaatacatgggatctccaccaaacttgacagtattcatacgtgtcacaccccaagtccagcaaagaagtcaatcgaacacctgttgccatggcaacggggtgcccaccatcttggatctcattgccatttgaacgaactagtctgagggtattcctgcgactgactccaaacttggtgggaagcttcctgacaagttggggaccaaacgctattcaaatctttctaatagcagaaagcgtgttacagtggcaaccgacggaaaatgacctcgccatgaaacacggtttgctaatatctccataggaatacatgggaactgcaccaaacttgacagtattcatacttgttgggtccttaacgcgttacaccacctgttgtcatggcaacatcgggtggcggggtccaggccgctcggacccgatggatgccgcttgcggctttaattattattataattatgaaTTTTTATTAGTTATTCTTGTATATTGTAAGGTTGTAAATACTAAGAAATATAAACAGGAACATACTTGTCATGTTAAAGATGTACCAGTTGCACCATAAACCAGTTGATTGCCTGATTCTTCTCTTACAATCCAGCTGATGAAGATTTTGCTGCAGATCCTATAAAGTTAAAACATGATAATTGTGTTGTTGTCAAAGATGGTCTGCACCATTACCCCACCAGCAGTGTGCCAAGTGATCAAAGTCTGCAAGCCATTGATGTCCTGCTTAGATCTTAGAAATTAGACAGAAGTGTGTAGAGCATCAGTTAAATACAGCAGTAGCACGACAGATCTGACCACTGACCTCAGGCCTGTACtactgagctggattttctcttatcgaGGTAACTTTGGGGTTAACCTGCAGTTTTCCTTTCTACAATGCTGGTTAACTCTGATTAATTTCTTACCAGGGTGTGTAACCATGGTGACTTACGCTGAATGGCTAACCTGCTCTGAAGTAGGTTATGTCCTGGATAAGAAATCAACAAGTATAGAAGCACCACCTCCTCACCAATCAGATCTCTTGGAAAATAGCCTGCCCAATTTGTAGAACATCCTGTCAATGGTGGTGTGCGGATCGTGAGAGGCGCGCTTAGGAGAGACAGATTTTAAGGATAGATGCAACCCTTTTGATTACCCTGATGACATCCTACATGAAAGGTACAGATTTTCATCAGGCGGGCTGCGCTATTTGTCAACTGATGGGCtacaaacaatatttaaaaaattcaattaatttcaTCGATACAACAGAGACagtgtgaataaataaagcctTGTCAATGAAGTTTTTTacttgttcttgacttgttccAAAGTCCATTTAGACTAGGGTTACATTAACAGAGTCAGCAATTTCCTGCCAGCATTCCTACTGCGGCAACAGTGTTGTTTGTAGCCTGAATGATGTGtttgaattctttatattttttaagaatatGTTGTCTGAAGAATAATTGGAGGATAAATAATTGTCTTTCATGGTAAAGTAGGCTCCTCTGCAGGGTTTCGTCCATGTCTGTGATTCATCAGATGCTGCCAACACCACCCGTTTTTTTGTGGGAGCGCTGTGATCAAGAttggaaaaccctgggttgaatTACCGGGTTAATAACCAGCTCCGTAGTACCGCTTATCAGAATTGTGAATGTCTGGGTCAACTCAGGTAACATAGAGATAGGGATCTTCATTAACTGAGCTACTAACTGCATTCAAGGTGTATAgtgctgtgatggactggcgacctgtccagggtgcaccctgcctctcgcctgctaattcctggaataggctccagcttccccgcgcccctgaattggactaagcaatgtagaaaaatgaaagaaagatgtATGAGAGTGAGTTTCatgtctgtgtgggtgtgtgttttgaTACAGTTACTCATTTGACAGTCAATGGTTTGACAGTAGCAACAGCCCTGAGTGTTAATTTACATGTGTTTTGACTGCAgtttacaatttaaaaatatagataatgttttacatttaccaTAAATTTACCAATTTTTTTATAGTGTGCAAGCAATACCACAAAAACATCAGCTGgtgcttcatcatcatttcagtTTACCCTAAAGATGTCTTGAAAACCTCCAGCAAATTATGATAatgcattgttgttgttgtgtatTGATCAGAGGTCCCTGGTATCAAACTATTGTGCTGAATTCATTTTCTTGCTGCAGACAAAAGGCGAAGTAAGAACCTCAGCAGTGGAAACGTAACGGCAGATATCGATGCAATTGAACCGTGTGACCACCACCTTGACTGTCTCCCAGGTTGGCATAAATTAAAGACCTTCATATTTATCAAAAGTTAATAATGCAAGCCACGTGTAATTCCAGCTCTTTCACATCATCAACATTGATTACAGGAAATGCAAACTGTGCACAGTCGTGAAAAAGgaagtatattttcttttagctgTAAGGATTGACATGTCAggacataataataataattttaaaaaatgattgctgatatatttttttaggcATAGTATTAACACTGATCTGAATGCTCCAGcctagataaaataaaaaaaatctgcttttataCAAGTCCTAACACTTGCTGACGATTAGTTGCTCAAGTGAATTTGCAGTTTGACTTAGTCATGTTAAAGAATTTAATATCCCACTTGTTTtttatcagacttttttttctattatgtaTAACCTCAGAATTCAAATAGCACACTTTTTTCACATGCCTGCATGTGGATTGCATGTACCACCTAGTCTTTAAAACcagtgtttttcttctgcacAAGGATCTTGTTGTGACCTGAGACAACATGAGTGCAAACCTCACAACAGAGGGCTCAATAACAAATGCTACGACGACTGCATGTGTGAGGAAGGTGAGTAAGAAGAATACAAACTATACCATTTCTTTACTTGTTGCAATAGTTCAAATCCGTAAGTCCTTATCTTACGGATAGCAGTGATGGATTTCTATTAACGTCTCCTTATCTAAAACTGGTAAAAAAAGAAGTGAGCAGAAGGTGTCGAACACTGTCAAGCTTGATCATTTGAATAATAGAGAGGAActgatttatacattttaaaagtatttatttcaattttttttattagatctttaattaaaattcaacatttttacttttctctttattatggATAAGCTTTATTTAGCCATTAGAAGCAGCCAGACTATTTGAAATAAGTCTTTCCTGTAAATGAGACATTGGGTGTCAATGGGATCACCTGTATAAATAACggttagataaaaaataaaagaaaagaaaactaataaatCCACTAGGGAGTAGAGGAGGTGTCAACGAGATTTATTGGTTTCTAAGAAATGTTTTGATTATGTGGGTGGTCAGAGGTCTCAGAAACTTTCAAATGATACAtttggtttttaaatatttgaattttcatgttttcatgaaacTGTTTTAGCCTCAAAAATGCTTACGTTATagattgtttaattatttacagtaccagtcaaaagtttagacacactTTCCGATTAAATATAATGTGTAAGTGTGTccagacttttgactggtagtgtacatAAGCTACAGTAGAAGCCATAAAAAGAAGAGCTTtccaaaatataaacaacagaTTGGAGAACACAAACTTTGACAGTATGGATTGATGTTGtacagcaaaaggaacaaaattAGGACAACTGAGAGGCTGGGAGCTAAATCCTTCCCAAAGCCTCCAGTAGATGGTTTGACATTAGATAAGGTGCTGTCCCAGCTGGGCATTTGTA
Protein-coding sequences here:
- the draxina gene encoding draxin is translated as MTFSWTLLMVLLFAILALSHSSEPGAPQGKRRKGQSSGGGSNALQYPPQALQRHGYSRDLGGQGSQRARPAKVGAVLLSHRALHPLARPEDDGTGLEGLSPVRVEMGPSRERDRARMGLKSPFESRENQLLGTRKGRGHESRHGHHFEQRRQANRRDKGRHRKGFPPEPELSSVSKDSDQFEDPPPSLSSSSTSPSFGLTPPSDPPSPIISVFGSGSSMVTTVTNEHPPTVPPASTKPQRSGRGQGQGEVMPTLDMALFDWTDYEDMKPVDTWPSSRKKDKRRSKNLSSGNVTADIDAIEPCDHHLDCLPGSCCDLRQHECKPHNRGLNNKCYDDCMCEEGFRCYAKFHRKRRVTRRRGRCVVPESVSSDQGGFITI